From one Candidatus Omnitrophota bacterium genomic stretch:
- a CDS encoding CDP-diacylglycerol--glycerol-3-phosphate 3-phosphatidyltransferase, giving the protein MNWATRFTVFRIVLVPVFITTILYHRLNLAFLVFLVATCTDALDGYLARVREEQTRLGAILDPIADKMLIGSAFVSFSVVSGLPEYLKMPAYVPIVVISRDVIILLGVALIHIIAGHIEIKPTFIGKLTTVFQMMTVIALLVQFVHASWLWNITVVITVISGLDYIRIGSNYVNGKL; this is encoded by the coding sequence ATGAATTGGGCCACCAGATTTACAGTTTTCAGGATAGTCCTAGTTCCGGTTTTCATAACGACTATCCTTTATCACCGGCTGAACCTGGCTTTTCTGGTATTTCTTGTCGCTACCTGTACTGACGCCCTTGACGGGTATCTGGCGCGTGTGCGAGAAGAACAGACGCGCCTTGGAGCAATCCTGGATCCTATTGCCGATAAGATGCTGATAGGAAGTGCCTTTGTCTCGTTCAGTGTTGTTTCAGGGTTGCCGGAATATCTCAAGATGCCGGCATACGTGCCTATAGTGGTCATATCCCGTGACGTTATAATATTGCTGGGAGTTGCTCTCATACATATAATTGCCGGACATATTGAGATCAAGCCCACTTTTATCGGGAAACTCACCACCGTCTTTCAGATGATGACCGTTATAGCTTTATTGGTCCAATTCGTCCATGCCAGCTGGTTATGGAATATAACAGTAGTGATAACCGTCATTTCGGGGCTTGACTACATCAGAATAGGATCGAATTACGTTAATGGAAAACTATAA
- the lepB gene encoding signal peptidase I, which translates to MKLEFNRSTWLYWWEEWIKPILIAAVLAMFIRTFIVQPFKIPSNSMYPTLKPGDRIFVNKFLYGARVPFVNIRLPDVREPELGDIVVFTSPVERKKYLVKRFIAEGGQTVRITDGELFVDDQKVSKRPLRSIFYYNKGKYGTEGEAVHVPEGYFYVLGDNSANSMDSRYWGFVPENNLVGKAFLIHWPLKRIRLIREGD; encoded by the coding sequence ATGAAATTAGAATTTAACAGAAGTACATGGCTTTATTGGTGGGAAGAATGGATCAAGCCTATATTGATAGCGGCGGTACTGGCGATGTTCATAAGGACATTTATAGTCCAGCCCTTTAAGATACCGTCTAATTCGATGTACCCAACATTGAAACCTGGTGACCGCATATTCGTGAACAAGTTCCTGTACGGCGCGCGCGTACCGTTTGTAAATATAAGACTTCCTGATGTAAGGGAGCCTGAACTGGGCGATATAGTGGTATTCACATCACCCGTGGAAAGAAAGAAGTATCTGGTCAAACGTTTCATAGCCGAAGGAGGCCAGACGGTGCGGATAACTGATGGAGAACTATTCGTGGACGACCAGAAAGTTTCAAAGAGACCGCTCAGGAGTATTTTTTATTACAACAAGGGAAAATACGGTACCGAGGGAGAGGCTGTTCACGTTCCCGAAGGATACTTTTACGTTCTCGGGGACAACAGCGCAAATTCAATGGATTCGAGGTACTGGGGTTTCGTTCCTGAGAATAACCTCGTGGGTAAAGCATTCCTTATACACTGGCCCCTAAAGCGCATCCGGCTCATTAGGGAAGGCGACTAG
- the lepA gene encoding elongation factor 4 gives MDNLSRIRNFCIIAHIDHGKSTLADRIIQLTDTVTGRQFRDQFLDDMDLERERGITIKSSAVRILYKAGDGEAYLLNLIDTPGHVDFSYEVSKSIAACEGTLLVVDAVQGVEAQTIANLYLAMEHELKIIPVINKIDLKSARIEEITKQMEEIAGVDRDEILHISAKEGTGVAELLETIVQRIPPPTGERNKPLQALIFDSSYDTYRGVIVYVRVMNGQISSGMQIEMMNRRTSYEVKEVGVFTPEEQPVEKLDCGQVGYIVCNIKEAKEVVVGDTITDAVKPAKKPLPGYKQVKPMVFSGIYPVSNEDYEDLKSAMEKLRLSDSSFIYEPETSAALGFGFRCGFLGLLHMEIIQERLEREFNLDLIASSPSVNYKLRLTDGELIEVDNPTKYPQRETIEYVEEPFVRCYIFAPSDSIGALMKLCESKRGEFVSTKYLDPTRVQLTYNFPLAEIIIDFYDKIKSSTQGYGSLDYEVIGYRRADIVKLEILINSVPCDALSAIVHKDKARRMGLELVQKLKETIPKHLFKVALQAAVGGEILARENISALKKHVTGKCYGGDITRKRKLWEKQKMGKKKMRRIGKVDVPKEAFLKAMRIS, from the coding sequence ATGGATAACCTTTCTAGGATCAGGAATTTCTGTATTATAGCGCATATCGACCACGGTAAGAGCACGCTTGCCGACAGGATAATACAGCTTACAGATACCGTCACCGGCAGGCAGTTCCGCGACCAGTTCCTGGATGATATGGACCTTGAAAGAGAAAGAGGTATAACCATCAAGTCCAGCGCGGTCAGGATACTCTACAAGGCCGGGGACGGAGAGGCCTACCTGCTGAACTTGATTGATACCCCTGGTCACGTTGATTTTTCATATGAAGTTTCCAAAAGTATAGCCGCCTGTGAAGGAACTCTTCTGGTCGTCGATGCGGTGCAGGGCGTCGAGGCCCAGACCATCGCTAACCTGTATCTCGCGATGGAACACGAGCTTAAGATCATACCTGTTATTAACAAGATAGATCTCAAAAGCGCGAGAATAGAAGAAATAACCAAACAGATGGAGGAGATAGCAGGTGTTGACCGGGATGAGATCCTGCACATAAGCGCAAAGGAAGGCACGGGTGTCGCGGAGCTTCTTGAGACGATAGTTCAAAGGATACCCCCGCCGACAGGCGAGCGAAATAAACCTCTTCAGGCGCTCATTTTCGATTCGTCTTATGATACGTACAGGGGTGTTATCGTTTACGTGAGAGTCATGAACGGCCAGATAAGCAGCGGCATGCAGATAGAGATGATGAACAGGCGCACAAGCTACGAGGTAAAAGAGGTCGGGGTTTTCACCCCGGAGGAACAGCCTGTCGAGAAACTTGACTGCGGCCAGGTCGGATATATCGTGTGCAATATCAAGGAAGCCAAGGAAGTCGTCGTTGGCGACACGATAACCGACGCGGTAAAACCGGCGAAGAAGCCGCTTCCCGGATATAAACAGGTAAAGCCTATGGTCTTCAGCGGTATATATCCTGTAAGCAACGAGGATTACGAAGACCTGAAAAGCGCCATGGAGAAGCTCAGGCTTTCGGATTCGTCATTCATATATGAGCCGGAGACATCCGCAGCCCTGGGCTTCGGATTCCGCTGTGGGTTCTTGGGGTTGCTCCATATGGAGATCATACAGGAACGCCTGGAAAGAGAGTTCAACCTCGATCTCATTGCTTCCTCTCCGAGCGTGAACTACAAGTTGAGGTTGACAGACGGAGAGTTGATAGAGGTAGATAACCCTACTAAATATCCTCAGAGAGAGACGATAGAATACGTGGAGGAACCTTTCGTGAGGTGTTATATCTTCGCTCCCTCCGATTCGATAGGGGCTCTGATGAAGCTTTGTGAGAGTAAAAGGGGTGAATTCGTTAGCACAAAATATCTGGATCCGACCAGGGTGCAGCTTACGTATAATTTTCCCCTAGCCGAGATCATAATCGATTTCTATGACAAGATAAAATCCTCCACTCAGGGATACGGATCTCTGGATTACGAGGTTATCGGCTATCGCAGAGCGGATATCGTTAAACTGGAGATACTGATAAATTCGGTTCCGTGTGATGCGCTTTCGGCCATCGTACACAAGGACAAGGCTCGCCGGATGGGTCTGGAACTGGTTCAGAAACTGAAAGAGACCATCCCCAAGCATCTTTTCAAGGTAGCGCTTCAGGCCGCGGTCGGAGGGGAGATACTTGCAAGGGAGAACATATCCGCCCTGAAAAAACACGTTACCGGAAAATGTTACGGCGGTGATATAACAAGAAAACGTAAACTTTGGGAAAAACAGAAAATGGGGAAGAAAAAGATGCGCAGGATAGGGAAGGTCGATGTGCCTAAAGAAGCGTTTCTGAAAGCGATGAGGATTTCATGA
- a CDS encoding ribulose-phosphate 3-epimerase, giving the protein MADNKLLVAPSILSADFSRLAEEIRDIASAGADWVHVDVMDGHFVPNLTIGAPVVKKIRPVTDLCFDVHLMIDRPERFIDEFADAGSDLITFHVEATDDPRGVIEKIRNRGKQAGVTLKPGTSVGSIEPYLGLVDMVLVMTVEPGFGGQDFMEEMLDKVQHIKNRFEGYIEVDGGINDITAKRAVEAGANVLVAGSYVFGSGDYSKAIKSLRV; this is encoded by the coding sequence ATGGCAGATAACAAGTTATTAGTCGCGCCGAGCATCTTATCGGCGGATTTCAGCAGGCTTGCCGAAGAAATACGGGATATAGCAAGCGCTGGGGCTGACTGGGTCCATGTCGATGTCATGGACGGGCATTTTGTTCCCAACCTTACTATAGGCGCGCCTGTTGTTAAGAAGATAAGACCTGTCACGGACCTTTGTTTTGACGTGCATCTTATGATCGACAGGCCGGAGCGATTTATAGATGAATTCGCTGATGCCGGGAGCGATCTTATCACTTTCCACGTGGAGGCTACCGATGATCCCCGCGGGGTCATCGAAAAGATCAGGAACAGAGGAAAACAGGCCGGCGTGACCTTGAAACCGGGCACCAGTGTTGGCAGTATCGAACCCTATCTCGGGCTTGTTGACATGGTGCTGGTAATGACAGTGGAGCCGGGATTCGGGGGTCAGGATTTCATGGAGGAGATGCTGGATAAGGTGCAGCATATAAAGAACCGTTTCGAGGGATATATAGAGGTCGACGGCGGGATCAATGATATTACTGCTAAAAGGGCGGTTGAAGCGGGTGCCAATGTACTTGTTGCAGGTTCTTATGTTTTCGGGTCCGGAGATTATTCCAAGGCGATAAAGTCGCTGAGGGTGTGA
- a CDS encoding CBS domain-containing protein, translating to MRGSFRLTRVFGIDIKIHVTFFLLLAFFALILGAKGLVLIIGIFFFVTVHELCHSLAAAHFGIKVKKITLLPIGGVASMQEVPKKPYQEMIISLAGPLSNLVIVAVFFYPLYLFLGRETLMYPFRVLTGQAEYTGGFNVWAHIYWINLVLAVFNLIPAFPMDGGRVLRAILTSRMGFKQATAVAVRLGHIFALMFAYLGIVYGHIFLLIIAVFIYMAASSEGLQVEVVETIKKYTIKDVLPRDYIHVDPETRLSKLLELMFHAHQEDFPVLDDGEYMGLITRKEILHGMHVKGKEITAQEIMRTDIEPVSVSERLHKARKLMIEQATNALPVVKNDQIVGVVTLDDINRVYVMVHDQTT from the coding sequence ATGAGGGGTTCATTCAGGCTGACCAGGGTTTTCGGAATAGATATAAAGATACATGTCACGTTTTTCCTGCTTCTTGCGTTTTTTGCCCTGATACTTGGGGCAAAGGGGCTGGTGCTTATAATTGGGATATTCTTTTTCGTGACCGTACATGAGCTTTGCCATAGTCTGGCCGCCGCTCATTTCGGTATAAAAGTAAAGAAGATCACGCTTCTTCCTATTGGCGGGGTCGCTTCCATGCAGGAAGTTCCAAAAAAACCTTATCAGGAGATGATCATTTCCCTTGCCGGTCCTTTATCGAATCTTGTCATAGTGGCGGTATTTTTTTATCCCCTTTACCTGTTCCTCGGCAGGGAGACCCTTATGTACCCGTTCAGGGTATTGACCGGGCAGGCCGAATATACCGGAGGTTTCAATGTATGGGCACATATATACTGGATAAATCTTGTGCTTGCCGTCTTCAACCTGATACCCGCATTCCCGATGGATGGAGGAAGAGTGTTAAGGGCGATACTTACATCCAGGATGGGTTTCAAGCAGGCCACCGCCGTTGCGGTAAGGTTGGGACACATATTCGCGCTTATGTTCGCTTATCTGGGGATAGTATACGGACATATATTCCTTTTGATCATAGCCGTTTTCATATATATGGCCGCTTCCAGCGAGGGGCTGCAGGTAGAGGTCGTAGAAACCATCAAAAAATATACCATAAAGGACGTTCTCCCGCGAGATTACATACATGTAGACCCGGAAACCAGACTGTCGAAACTTCTTGAGTTGATGTTCCACGCGCATCAGGAGGATTTCCCGGTTTTGGACGACGGCGAGTACATGGGGTTGATCACAAGGAAAGAGATCCTTCATGGCATGCATGTCAAAGGCAAGGAGATAACAGCCCAGGAGATAATGAGGACGGATATTGAGCCGGTAAGTGTCAGCGAAAGGCTCCACAAGGCAAGAAAGCTAATGATCGAACAGGCTACCAACGCTTTGCCCGTGGTCAAGAACGACCAGATAGTGGGGGTGGTCACTCTTGATGACATAAACAGGGTTTATGTGATGGTTCATGATCAGACCACATGA
- the der gene encoding ribosome biogenesis GTPase Der, whose amino-acid sequence MENYNSVPTICIVGRPNVGKSSLFNCLLGERRAVVVEQSGTTRDRLEAIITVEGAHFKLVDTGGYLSADTDGFSKPVKEQIYRAMEEAAVIILVTDTIAGATAMDKEVALILRKFGKPVILAANKTDNDKLKTHAFEFYQLGFGEPINISCLHRRGIKALKKKIAQSFKSADLMRNMENPEKIIKVAVVGRPNVGKSSFVNNLLARNRVLVSDIPGTTRDSIDTHFKYKGEDYLLIDTAGIRHKRKIKTAVDTYSVMRSKESILRADVVFLLLDAACGVTKDDLGILKLIDQAGKAALVLVNKWDLSKKAEEVTMEEYAKHLLYAANELSKFPLEFISARSGRNVLRSLEMASVLDSNLDLEASTPYLNRIFKKNDPSQVPIPRKKKRPNFLYIVQSGCRPVEFKYFVNDPHAVLPSHISYIENQLRANLPLKGIPIKVRINNAKKR is encoded by the coding sequence ATGGAAAACTATAATTCCGTTCCCACAATTTGCATAGTTGGGCGTCCCAACGTGGGGAAATCATCTCTGTTTAATTGTCTGCTTGGCGAGAGGCGGGCAGTGGTCGTCGAACAGTCCGGGACCACCCGTGACAGACTGGAGGCGATAATTACCGTAGAGGGGGCTCATTTCAAGCTTGTTGATACCGGCGGATATCTGTCCGCCGATACCGACGGATTCTCCAAGCCGGTCAAGGAGCAGATATACAGGGCCATGGAAGAGGCCGCGGTGATAATCCTTGTGACTGACACCATCGCGGGCGCGACCGCGATGGACAAAGAAGTGGCGCTCATCCTGCGGAAATTTGGCAAGCCCGTCATTTTAGCCGCCAATAAGACCGATAATGATAAGCTTAAAACCCATGCTTTTGAATTTTACCAGCTCGGTTTCGGTGAACCGATCAATATCTCCTGTCTTCACAGAAGGGGCATCAAGGCTCTCAAGAAAAAGATAGCGCAGTCGTTTAAAAGTGCTGATCTTATGCGCAACATGGAGAATCCGGAAAAGATAATAAAGGTCGCTGTTGTGGGAAGGCCTAATGTGGGAAAGTCATCGTTCGTTAACAACCTTCTTGCCAGGAACCGTGTGCTGGTCAGCGATATTCCGGGCACTACCAGGGATTCGATCGACACGCATTTCAAATACAAGGGAGAGGATTATCTACTCATAGACACTGCGGGCATCCGCCACAAACGAAAGATAAAGACTGCTGTTGACACTTACAGTGTCATGCGCTCGAAAGAATCCATCTTAAGGGCTGATGTGGTTTTTCTGCTTCTTGATGCGGCCTGCGGGGTCACAAAGGATGATCTGGGCATTCTCAAGCTTATAGACCAAGCGGGTAAAGCGGCCCTTGTGCTTGTAAATAAATGGGACCTCTCCAAGAAGGCTGAGGAAGTTACGATGGAGGAGTATGCCAAGCATCTGTTGTACGCGGCCAACGAGCTCAGTAAATTCCCTCTTGAATTCATCTCCGCAAGGTCAGGCAGGAACGTCCTGCGCAGTCTTGAGATGGCAAGTGTTCTGGATTCGAATCTTGATCTGGAGGCCTCTACGCCGTATCTTAACAGGATATTCAAGAAGAATGATCCTTCCCAGGTTCCCATTCCCAGGAAGAAAAAACGGCCGAACTTTCTATATATCGTGCAGAGCGGATGCAGGCCCGTTGAGTTCAAATATTTCGTTAACGATCCCCATGCGGTGCTTCCTTCTCATATCAGTTACATCGAAAACCAGCTCAGAGCGAACCTGCCGCTAAAGGGGATACCGATCAAGGTTAGGATAAACAACGCAAAAAAGAGGTGA
- the ruvX gene encoding Holliday junction resolvase RuvX: MRIMGLDLGTERIGVAVSDESRTLAQGRALLRRESDTAVIDRLISMIGELGVGEIVVGLPVNMDGSKGERALDSERFADKLRRRAELPVHLWDERLSTREAEAVMLEADLSRKKRKKSVDKLAAQLILQSYLDSRKRTDV; the protein is encoded by the coding sequence ATGAGGATAATGGGCCTTGATCTGGGTACCGAGAGAATAGGGGTTGCCGTAAGTGATGAAAGCCGGACACTGGCGCAGGGCAGGGCTCTTTTGCGGAGGGAAAGCGACACAGCCGTAATAGATCGCTTGATCAGCATGATCGGAGAACTGGGCGTGGGCGAAATAGTTGTCGGCCTTCCTGTAAACATGGACGGATCAAAAGGCGAACGGGCGCTTGACAGTGAACGGTTCGCCGATAAACTCAGGCGAAGAGCTGAATTGCCTGTACATTTATGGGACGAAAGATTAAGTACCAGGGAAGCCGAGGCGGTAATGCTCGAAGCCGACCTGTCGAGGAAAAAGCGCAAGAAATCCGTGGACAAACTCGCGGCGCAGTTAATCCTGCAGTCGTATCTTGATAGCAGAAAGAGGACTGATGTATAA
- a CDS encoding phosphoglucomutase/phosphomannomutase family protein, with protein MSKIKFGTDGWRAVISKEFTFDNVAVVAQAIADFVKSRRERVYKKRRLVVGYDTRFLSDEYAKTVACVLAANGIKTYLTDRPSPTPSVCVYIDQKKLTGGVIVTSSHNPPEYNGIKYKGFFAGSANSDIIDRIEQRLNKSKVKTMPFEEAVKKKKIVLDNIVKMHLGVIRDYANMRLLKKGKLNVLVDSMNGTGQTYLKEILKGTDIKLDFMYSEINPGFHGRAPEPNEHHLGELVKKVKRGRYDLGLATDGDSDRLAVVDEKGRLLSGHKVMAILLLHLLRHRKMRGGVVQTICGTGLINKMSEEYGLETYETPVGFKYICDIMREKDILIGGEETGGVAFKGYIPDRDGFMSALLVLELLIAEKKKLSEITAELDAKYGRFVYERNDMAFPGSKREKLVKGIKNNPLEKVLDKEVVDINDSDGTKFICEDGSWLLVRLSGTEPKLRIYSETHSKKRSLEYIEFGKKYASKLL; from the coding sequence ATGTCGAAGATCAAGTTCGGTACAGACGGATGGCGGGCGGTTATAAGCAAGGAGTTCACTTTTGATAATGTTGCGGTTGTCGCGCAGGCGATAGCGGATTTCGTGAAGTCCCGCAGAGAGAGAGTTTACAAGAAAAGAAGACTTGTTGTCGGTTATGATACGAGGTTCCTTTCGGACGAATATGCCAAGACCGTAGCTTGTGTGCTCGCAGCTAACGGGATAAAGACCTATTTAACCGACAGGCCGAGCCCCACACCGTCGGTGTGCGTTTACATAGATCAGAAGAAACTCACCGGGGGAGTCATCGTTACCTCAAGCCATAACCCTCCTGAATACAACGGAATAAAATACAAGGGTTTTTTCGCGGGATCTGCCAACAGCGACATCATAGACAGGATAGAGCAGCGCCTTAACAAATCCAAAGTGAAGACCATGCCTTTCGAGGAGGCGGTGAAAAAGAAAAAGATAGTGCTTGATAACATCGTAAAAATGCACCTTGGCGTTATCAGGGATTACGCGAATATGCGCCTTTTGAAAAAGGGGAAATTAAACGTTCTGGTCGACTCCATGAACGGTACCGGTCAGACGTATCTCAAGGAAATCCTCAAGGGCACGGACATCAAGCTTGACTTCATGTACTCTGAGATCAATCCGGGTTTTCACGGCAGGGCCCCGGAACCCAACGAACATCACCTGGGCGAGCTCGTCAAAAAGGTCAAGCGCGGCAGATATGATCTCGGTCTTGCCACCGACGGTGACAGTGACAGGCTGGCCGTTGTTGATGAGAAAGGCCGGTTGCTTTCAGGGCACAAGGTCATGGCGATACTGCTATTACATCTTTTGAGGCACAGGAAGATGAGGGGCGGTGTCGTGCAGACTATATGTGGAACAGGTCTTATCAACAAAATGAGCGAAGAATATGGACTTGAAACTTACGAGACCCCCGTGGGTTTCAAATACATATGTGATATCATGAGGGAAAAGGATATTCTTATAGGCGGCGAAGAGACCGGTGGGGTCGCTTTCAAAGGATACATCCCGGACAGGGACGGATTCATGTCGGCGTTATTGGTGTTGGAACTGCTTATTGCCGAGAAGAAAAAACTCTCCGAGATAACAGCCGAACTGGATGCAAAATACGGGAGATTCGTCTATGAGAGGAATGACATGGCTTTTCCCGGATCGAAAAGGGAAAAACTTGTGAAAGGGATAAAAAATAATCCTCTCGAGAAAGTGCTGGACAAGGAAGTCGTTGACATCAACGATTCCGACGGCACGAAATTCATATGTGAAGATGGAAGCTGGCTTCTGGTAAGGTTATCCGGGACAGAGCCTAAGCTGAGGATATACAGTGAAACACATTCAAAGAAAAGATCACTGGAATACATCGAATTCGGCAAAAAATACGCTTCAAAACTGCTTTGA
- a CDS encoding tryptophan synthase subunit alpha gives MNRINRKFKELKEKGHKAFIAYVAAGDPDLKTCKTVVTSLAKAGADIIELGIPFSDPLADGPTIQKATQRSLKAGCTVRKVMDMVRQLRREVDVPMVFMTYYNIVFNYGIRDFIKDAKTCGVDGVIVPDLPMEESGELTEHGDKEDFNVVLLAAPTTPLERFKKIAARSRGFIYYVSLTGVTGARKKLSAKVKTEINILKKMTKKPVCVGFGVSTPEQAKDLAGAADGVIVGSAIIKVIEKNLASKRRMVSGVEKFARSMARAVHGVK, from the coding sequence ATGAACAGAATAAACAGAAAATTCAAAGAGCTCAAGGAAAAAGGCCATAAGGCTTTCATAGCTTATGTTGCCGCGGGAGACCCAGACCTTAAGACCTGCAAGACGGTCGTTACCTCTCTGGCTAAGGCGGGAGCGGACATTATCGAGCTGGGCATACCTTTTTCGGACCCGCTCGCGGACGGGCCGACCATCCAGAAAGCCACCCAGCGGTCGCTCAAGGCGGGATGTACCGTAAGAAAGGTCATGGATATGGTCAGGCAGCTAAGGCGCGAGGTTGATGTCCCCATGGTCTTCATGACCTATTATAATATAGTTTTTAACTACGGCATCCGCGATTTTATTAAAGACGCCAAGACATGCGGCGTGGACGGGGTCATAGTCCCGGATCTACCGATGGAGGAATCCGGCGAACTAACCGAACACGGGGACAAGGAGGATTTCAACGTCGTATTGCTTGCCGCGCCGACGACCCCGCTTGAGCGGTTCAAGAAGATAGCGGCCCGTTCTCGCGGGTTTATTTACTATGTCTCGCTTACCGGTGTTACCGGTGCGCGGAAAAAGCTTTCCGCCAAGGTAAAGACCGAAATAAATATACTGAAAAAAATGACGAAAAAACCCGTTTGCGTGGGATTCGGTGTATCCACCCCTGAACAGGCCAAGGACCTGGCTGGTGCCGCCGATGGTGTCATAGTGGGAAGTGCTATCATCAAAGTCATTGAAAAGAACCTTGCCAGCAAGAGAAGGATGGTCTCGGGCGTCGAGAAGTTCGCCCGGTCCATGGCAAGGGCGGTTCATGGGGTTAAATGA
- the trpB gene encoding tryptophan synthase subunit beta → MRKTPKLPDSKGYFGQFGGEYVPETLMPALRELTDAYKRISRSASFKERFRYFLRDYAGRPTPLYFAENLTKRLGGLKIYLKREDLLHTGAHKINNTIGQGLLAVEMGKKRLIAETGAGQHGVATATVAALFGLDCDVYMGTEDIHRQSLNVFRMKMLGANVIPVESGSRTLKDAMNEAIRDWVTNVRDTFYVIGSVAGPHPYPMMVRDFQTVIGKEVREQIMEKEKKLPTHLVACVGGGSNAMGLFHPFFDDKKIKFIGVEAAGLGITTGKHGAALLKGKIGVLHGSKSFLLENRDGQVHLAHSVSAGLDYPGVGPEHSYYKVTKRAEYVYATDKEALDATRLLSEVEGIIPALESAHAIAYLQTLVKKTHKNDLVVVCLSGRGDKDIDILREHLYVK, encoded by the coding sequence ATGCGAAAAACACCTAAATTACCCGATAGTAAGGGATACTTCGGTCAGTTCGGGGGCGAATACGTGCCCGAGACGCTTATGCCTGCCCTGAGGGAACTGACAGACGCCTATAAGAGGATATCCCGGTCAGCTTCGTTCAAGGAACGTTTCCGGTATTTCCTGCGCGATTATGCGGGAAGACCGACGCCTCTTTATTTCGCGGAGAACCTTACTAAACGGCTGGGAGGGCTGAAAATATACCTCAAACGCGAGGATCTCCTGCACACCGGAGCCCACAAGATAAACAATACTATCGGTCAGGGGCTTCTGGCCGTTGAGATGGGCAAGAAAAGGCTTATCGCTGAGACAGGCGCCGGGCAGCACGGAGTGGCCACCGCTACCGTTGCTGCGCTGTTCGGTCTTGATTGCGACGTGTACATGGGCACCGAAGACATACACAGGCAAAGCCTTAATGTTTTCAGGATGAAGATGCTGGGAGCGAACGTTATACCGGTTGAAAGCGGTTCCCGCACCCTCAAGGATGCGATGAACGAAGCTATCAGGGACTGGGTCACTAACGTGCGTGACACTTTTTATGTTATAGGTTCGGTCGCGGGCCCCCATCCCTATCCCATGATGGTAAGGGATTTCCAGACAGTGATAGGAAAAGAAGTGCGCGAGCAGATCATGGAAAAGGAAAAGAAACTTCCCACGCATCTTGTTGCCTGCGTCGGAGGAGGTAGTAACGCGATGGGTCTTTTCCATCCTTTCTTTGACGATAAGAAGATAAAGTTCATAGGCGTCGAAGCTGCTGGTCTGGGTATAACTACGGGCAAACACGGGGCGGCCCTTCTGAAGGGTAAAATAGGGGTGCTTCATGGGAGCAAAAGCTTTCTTCTTGAGAACCGGGACGGACAGGTGCATCTGGCACATTCTGTTTCAGCGGGGCTTGATTACCCCGGAGTGGGGCCTGAGCATTCGTACTACAAGGTGACCAAGCGGGCCGAATATGTTTATGCGACGGATAAGGAAGCGCTTGATGCCACCAGGCTGTTGTCCGAGGTGGAAGGTATAATACCCGCTCTGGAAAGCGCCCATGCCATCGCCTATCTTCAGACCCTTGTCAAGAAGACCCACAAGAACGATTTGGTTGTCGTATGCCTCTCCGGCAGGGGGGATAAAGATATAGACATATTGAGGGAACATTTGTACGTAAAATGA
- the plsY gene encoding glycerol-3-phosphate 1-O-acyltransferase PlsY, translating into MARTVLSVITAYLVGAIPTAYILARLFRGVDIRQHGSGNVGATNLARIMGKKAGIFVFILDFAKGFVGVTVIPVLFFDLFRGSGSPAELMLVLSGGASIIGHIWPVYLRFKGGKGVSTTAGVIAGLHPGILLGSLVIWGIVFAVWKYVSLSSITAAIALPVLALATGQDLVFVIFSGILCILGVYAHRKNIQRLLRGEETRIVKVKKSQ; encoded by the coding sequence ATGGCAAGGACCGTTCTTTCAGTTATAACAGCATACCTAGTAGGGGCGATACCGACAGCTTATATTTTGGCCAGGCTCTTCCGCGGGGTTGATATCCGGCAGCACGGAAGTGGTAATGTCGGCGCTACCAATCTTGCCAGGATAATGGGCAAAAAGGCGGGCATCTTCGTGTTCATTCTTGATTTTGCCAAGGGTTTTGTGGGTGTCACGGTAATACCCGTTCTATTTTTTGACCTTTTCCGGGGTTCCGGTAGTCCCGCCGAGCTCATGCTCGTCCTTTCCGGAGGAGCGTCCATAATCGGGCATATATGGCCGGTTTATCTTAGATTCAAGGGAGGAAAAGGTGTTTCCACGACAGCCGGCGTTATCGCGGGATTACATCCGGGGATTTTGCTCGGCAGTCTGGTTATCTGGGGGATCGTATTCGCTGTTTGGAAATATGTTTCTCTTTCATCCATAACTGCAGCCATAGCACTGCCTGTGCTTGCTCTGGCTACCGGCCAGGACCTTGTTTTCGTGATCTTCAGCGGCATATTATGCATTCTTGGCGTTTATGCGCATAGAAAAAATATCCAGCGCCTCCTCAGGGGGGAGGAGACCCGAATAGTTAAGGTAAAAAAAAGTCAGTAA